The Aerococcus loyolae genome contains the following window.
TCCACTAGAATTATCTGCATGTATCGATCCAGATCATATTGTATTTTCAATCTATAATTTTATTGAATCTCTGGATGAAAAATACTTTGAAAGCTTCAGTACGCAGGACGGTCGTCCTGCCTATCATCCAAAACCTTTAATCATGGCACTTCTATACGCTTATAGTAAAGGCGTATTTAGCGGAAGAAAAATAGAGGAACTGATGGTTGAAAATTTACCCATGCAGTGGCTAGTCGCTCAACAAGTTATTAGCTATCGAACGATTAATCGCTTCCGTTCTTCAGAAAATTGCAGATCTTTATTAGAAAATCTATTCGTTGAGTTTACCACTCAGTTAAAGTTAGAGAAATTAATTCATTTAGAAAATTGCTTTATAGATGGAACTAAAATTGAAGCGAATGCCAATAAATATTCTTTTGTTTGGAAAAAGGCAACTGAAAAATATGCAGAGCGATTAAAAGTGACCTCACGTGAATATTACTTTAATGAAATTCAACCGATGGTTGATGCTGGCATCCAATATGATGAAAATTTAGATCTAGAAGAAACGATGCTTCAAGAGATATCTAAAGTGCTTAAGGAAGAAATCGATAAACTCACTGAAGATATTGAGGAAACTCCTGTAAAAGGGCCAGATCAACGTAAACAAGAACGTCGTCGTTTGAAAAAACATTACCGTAAAGTGAGTCAAGATTTTCTACCTCGCAAACAAAAGTATGCCAAACAGTTTGAAACATTTAACGGAAGAAATAGCTATTCAAAAACAGATCCTGATGCTACGTTCATGCGAATGAAAGATGACCATATGATGAATGGGCAATTGAAAGCGGGATATAATATCCAAGTAGCGACTGAAAACCAATTTGTCCTTCATTATGATATTTTCCACAATCCGACGGATACGCGGACTTTACAACCCTTTGTTGAAAGTTTTCCTAATTCCCCGAAATGCATTGTAGCTGATGCTGGTTATGGTAGCGAAGAAAACCTTACTTATTTAGATAACCATAAAATTAACCACTTGATTAAATATAATCGGTTTGATAAAGAGCAGAAAAAGAAACATAAAAAATCAGCTAAAAATATGGATAATTGGAGTTACGATAAGCAAAGTAATACTTTTACACATCCTGATGGCACGGTTTATTTCTTTAGTCATCTCCAAAAACGAAAAAATAAAATGAGTGGTTATATTTCTGAAATTCAGGTTTATAAGCCTTTGGATCCAGAAAATGCGCCGCAAAAGGCGCTTTACTATAATAAAAACTATCAGGAATTAAAGAATATAGAAACACAGAAGCTTTTATCTGAAGAAGGATCTAGGCTCTTTTTCAAACGGAAAATTGACGTTGAACCAGTTTTTGGCCAGATAAAGGCTATTTTAGGGTTCACTCGATTTAACCTCAGAGGGAAAACAAAGGTTAAAACTGATGTTGGATTGGCCTTCATGGCCAATAATTTGAAAAAATATAGCAAAATAAAAGCAAGAAAATAAGAGAATCTACAAATCACGCTTAAGTAATTTGTAGATTCTCTTTTTTTATAGTCCGTAGACTTTTGTCCCAGACTCGCCAAAACTAGCGAACAAGCGCAAAAAGCTGAATAATGTAAATAAGTCCTTGTGTTTTGCACAGGGACTTTTTTATGAAATGATTAATTTACTAAAAGACTGGTTGGCGCTAGTTTTCATCTATGATATACTTTTATCTATTGAAGATTCTTACCTTCTTAATAACTTTTTTACACAACTCAACTCAGTTATATTTAAGAATCTTTAAGTCGCTGCACGGAATGTGCAGCTTTTTTATTGCTTTATGATAGTCATTATAGATCAGTGATGAATACTTTTTACTAAGGGCAGGAACATTGTCATATCAAGCTTTAATTAGTAGAATATAAGGGTCAGCTCATTACGAGTAAAATAGTAGGAGGAATTGCAATGAAGAAATGGATTTTACGCCTAATGGCCCTATTAGCTGCTTTTACCCTAGTGGCTTGTCAATCAGGCAATACTGATAGTGATAAAACGGTAAAAGTAGGGGTAGTTGGTGAAAAAAATGACGAATGGGATTATTTAAAGGATGAATTGAAGGAAAAGGAAGGCATTGACATTGAATTGGTCAAATTTACTGATTACCGGATGCCAATTGAAGCCTTGGAGCACCATGAAATCGATATGCATAGTGCCTTAACTGAAATTTATATGGATAATATGAATGAAGAATCTGGCTATCACAACACCACGATCGGTTATACCACTCTTAACCCAATGGGGGTCTTCTCCAATAAGATTGAAAAAATCGATCAGGTAAAAGAGGGGGACAAGGTAGCAGTACCTAATGATGTCTCAAATGAAAGTCGGGCACTCTTACTGCTTCAAGAAGCAGGGTTAATCAAATTAAACCCAGATAAAGGGCTCATGCCAACGGTTGAAGATATCACTGAAAATCCAAAGAATTTGGAATTCATTACCTTGGATTCTAACCAAACAGCCAGTGCCTTAAACGACGTGACGATTTCTTGCATCAATAACGACATGGCTGCTGACGCAGGCTTTGTGCCAACTAAAGATTCCATTTATTTAGAAAAGGCGACCGATAGTTCTAAACCTTATTGGAATGTCATTGCCGTTGATGAAAAGAATAAGGATAATGAGACTTACAAGAAGATTGTGAAGTACTATCAAACCCCTGAAGTTGCTAAAATTATCGATGAAAAAAGTAATGGCTCAAGTATTCCAATTTGGGAAAGCCAAAAATAATTAAAAAAGACCTATCACTATCTGAGAATCTGCTCAGATGGATGATAGGTCTTTTTTTACTATTGCTTAAATGATCAAGTTGCTAGGCAAATTCATTGCTGGGGAGATATTTAGGGGAAATCAATTAAACTGCTTCTAAGTGAAAAATTAGTCCTTCATATATCTTGCATCTTAGTAGGTGTCTTACAAATTAAAAGAGCAAGACCCTTGCTTGCCTTGCTCTTTTAATTACTATTATAAATTAAGCTTTATAAGGGGGGAACCCCTTATTACGCACCCAGAGGGAATCGAACCCCTTAGCTTATAAAACGCCGTCATATCAACGTTTCTAGCCGTTTAAAACAGGTATTTATGAAATTTTGCCCCATATCTTGCCCCATACCCTAGGTTTTCTTAAAAATTGGCATAGTTTGCAAAGATTTGAGCAGACTTATCACGGCTATCTTTTGAGACGTGAGTATAGACGTTCAGAGTCATTTCTAAATCCTTATGACCTAATCGTTCCATAGCGTTTTTAAGCGGAATGCCAGCGTCAGCCAGCAAAGTGGCATGAGTATGTCTAAAACCGTGCATATTTAACATTGGTAGGCCGTACTTTTTACATACTTTTGATAAAGCGTTCCTAGGCTCACTATGGTTCATATAACTATTGTCTTTGTATTGAGAAAATACAAGTTGATTTTTATTGAAAATATTAAAGCCTAATTTAGTTAATGTCTTAGATTGTTCACTTTTCCAAGACTTTAGAATATTTAGTGTTTTATCGTCAATACTAATCACTCGAGTGCTTTGGTCATTTTTTGTACCTTTGAGGTATTGCGTACGTTTTTTATTAACCTTCTTGCCACGGGCTATGGCTTTGTCGATATTTATTGTTTTCGCTTTATAATCGATATCATGCCAAGTCAACGCACGAATTTCTTCACTTCTCATACCTGAAAAGGCTAATAGACGGTAGAAAGCGTACCAGCGTTTTGTTTTCATTTGGCTTAGAGATTTTAAAACGTCTTCTAATTCATCACGAGAATAAAATTTTTTCTTGTTCTCGTCAATAGTATCGTATGATAATTTCTTTTTCGGAATATGTACTTTGTCACAAGGATTCTCTCTAATATAGCCTTGATCAACAGCATATTTAAGTACCCGTTTTGTATTATTAAATAGTCTTCTGTATTGAGCAAATTGAGGATACCAATCATTAACTTGAGCTTGTATTCTTTTTGGGCTTAATTTATCGATATAGATATTACCAAAAGCCGGAAGAATATGAAGATTAAAATAATCTTTGTTTCTTTCAAAGGTGCTTATTTCAACGTCATTTTTATAAATACTTGCCCATTCATGATATAATTCTTTAAAAGTATATCGTTTGTTTTGTTTGAAGCGATCACCTACAAGGAACTTCTTTTGTTCTTCTTTATAGTAGGCGGTCGCTTTTTTTTTAGTCTGAAATCCTCTTTTGCGACATTCAACTTTTTCGCCGGTTTCTTCATTAACCCCAAGGTAGCCCCGAACTTGCCAGAACTCACCTTGAGAATTGCTATATTTATTGTATGTTGCCATTCTAACATGTTCCTCCCTAATCCTACCCCCACGGCTGAATTAGTAAGTGGTTATGTTAGTTTGGGAAAATAAGAAATTATAAGGTACGAAAATCATTTTCATGTTCAATGTTGTTATTTACAAGAATTTGAGTGCTTTTTTCACTTTCAAAATTATTTTTATCAGAATAAGAAAAATAAATTTCAGTGTTATTATCAAAGTATTTTTTTATAATTCCAATAATTTGAGTTTTTGAACGAATTTTCTCGTTAAGGAGATTTTCCATTTTAAGATTTTTAGCATTTAGTTTGCTTACATGAATTTGGTCATAAGTTTTGATATCAAGGGAATAATCACTAGCAACTAATTCAGTAATTTCCGCCATTAAATAAACTCTATCCCTATAAATATAAAATTTATATTCAGGATTTTTTATTAAATATATATAATATTCGTAATTTTTGACCAGATCTTTCAGCTCTAAAGCTAAATTAGTATTTGAATCTATTTTTTTAATCATACTGTTCATAACGCTTATTTGATTAGTGATGATATTGAATAACGTGATTTTATTATTGTTGTATTCAACATAGCCAGAAGCGCCATGTAGCAACTCATCTACCGACATACCGCCTAACTCTGCTATGGCCTTAAGGGTAATGCCATTTGGGACATTTTCCCCACGTTCCCATTTAGACACATTACTTTTTCCTGTTTTAGATATTCCGTCAGTTTTATTTCTTATCTCATCAGCAAATTGAGCGAGAGTAAGTTTCAAGTTTACTCTTATTTCTTTGATTCTATTTCCTAATTGTTTTTTATCTATTTCCATTATTTCACCTCCTAGTTAAAGCTATACTATCACAAAAGTTTCAAAAGTTGAATATCATGCTTGCAATTATTTAACTAGCGTGTTAGTCTTTAAGTGTCAAAAGTAGAAAGTGGGTGAGATGATGACCAGAGTAAAACAAATGCGTTCTTATATGGGAATGACTCAGAGCGATTTAGCGAATGTTTTAGATATTTCACTTCAATCTTATTGGAAAAAGGAAAAGGGAATTACTCCTTTTACCGATGATGAAAAAGTTATCCTTAAAAAGATATTTAATAAATCATTTCCAAGCGCAACAATCGATGATATTTTTTTTAATCAGAAAGTGTCAAAAGTTTAAAGCTGTCCCCACGGCTGAATTAGTAAGTGGTTATCTTGAAGTAATAGAAAGGTGGTGAGGACATGAAGCAAGAAGAATTAACATCACTAGAGCAAGAGCTTTTAGACATATTACCTAGAGGGAAAGACAATGCACGTACCGCCAGAGAATTAACTAAGCTGTTTAGTAGTCGGCTTTCATTGCGAGTTTTCTATGGTTTAGTTGAATCTTTACGCAAAAAGGGGTTACTCATTGGTGCAAGTCGAACCGATCCTAAAGGGTATTACCTAGTTAGTGATGAAGAGGAGAAACAGCACTTCTTAGCAAGCTATGAAGCGCAGGTTAAACAAGAATTAATCACATTAAGGATCATGAAGCAGGCGAGTTTATAGAAAGGCGGTGAGGATATGTTTATACTATTGATCATTTTAATGGCAGGACTGATTCATGTAGGAATGGAACATGAAAAGGTTGTGGAAGAAAACCAGCGATTGAAGCGATTAATTAACGATAATGGACAAAAATAATTAAAAAAAGTGAGGTTTAATTATGTATTCAAAAGAAATAGAAAACAAAGCGATTCTTTCAACAGCGAGTTTAAAAAACGATGAAGCTAAGATTCTCATGGGAGTTTTAGAAAGTAGACTCTTTTCACAAGAAAAAGACCCCGATGAAATGGTGACTTGGGATAAAAACGACTTGATTGAATATGCTTTCGAATGTTCTGAGGAAATAAAACGTTTAAAGTATTTTGCAGAAATTTTAAAAGATTTAATTATTGAAGTGAACTTTTTATTAAACAGCCTTGAAGAATCATTATATAGCGAATCAGAAGAGCCATATCTTGATTATGAAGTAGAGGAGCAAGAAGAAAATGAGTAACAACAACGTCTTTCAATTAGAGATCCCCGAGGATTTTCAGGATCAGTTTAAAGAATCATTAGTTTATTTATACCGTGAAGCCATGGAAGAAGCTAGACGGGATTGCGCCATCACTAGGGAAATGCTGACGGTGGAAGAGGTATGCAAAATGTATAAAACTAGCCGGAACACCATCACGGAAAATTGGCATAAAGAACTAGGGTTACCGCTTAATAAGCTAGGTAACAAGATTTATGTAGAACGGAAAGTACTGAATGACTTTATCAGATCGCACCCTTACCAATAAAAAAAGACTTACAACAAAAATGTCATAAGTCTTTATGTACAGTAGTAAGCCCCATCACTAAATAAGGCTTGAAAAGGTTGCTGGAACAGCCTTTTCTATACGTCTATTATATCAATTATTTTAGTGATGGGCAATTTTAGAAAGGATATTGACCCATGACCTACCAAAAAAGCTTAGAAACATTAGTAAGAAGAAATGATGATTTAGTTGAACGGCTGAATTTTATCTTATCAGCCGTTGACGGTATGACCCACGACAAAGCAATCAAAGACTATATTCATGATATTCAATGGGATTTCAACGATCAATCAGCCGCTTTTGAAGACCTAAGACAAACCTATGAAAACGCCTTAAGTGAACAACACGAATACGAAAAGCGTCAATTTAGGAAATTGGCTATTAAGATCGATATAGATTCATTCAGCTATT
Protein-coding sequences here:
- a CDS encoding helix-turn-helix domain-containing protein; the protein is MSNNNVFQLEIPEDFQDQFKESLVYLYREAMEEARRDCAITREMLTVEEVCKMYKTSRNTITENWHKELGLPLNKLGNKIYVERKVLNDFIRSHPYQ
- a CDS encoding helix-turn-helix domain-containing protein, which translates into the protein MEIDKKQLGNRIKEIRVNLKLTLAQFADEIRNKTDGISKTGKSNVSKWERGENVPNGITLKAIAELGGMSVDELLHGASGYVEYNNNKITLFNIITNQISVMNSMIKKIDSNTNLALELKDLVKNYEYYIYLIKNPEYKFYIYRDRVYLMAEITELVASDYSLDIKTYDQIHVSKLNAKNLKMENLLNEKIRSKTQIIGIIKKYFDNNTEIYFSYSDKNNFESEKSTQILVNNNIEHENDFRTL
- a CDS encoding IS1182 family transposase yields the protein MYIQYNMNQTTLPLELSACIDPDHIVFSIYNFIESLDEKYFESFSTQDGRPAYHPKPLIMALLYAYSKGVFSGRKIEELMVENLPMQWLVAQQVISYRTINRFRSSENCRSLLENLFVEFTTQLKLEKLIHLENCFIDGTKIEANANKYSFVWKKATEKYAERLKVTSREYYFNEIQPMVDAGIQYDENLDLEETMLQEISKVLKEEIDKLTEDIEETPVKGPDQRKQERRRLKKHYRKVSQDFLPRKQKYAKQFETFNGRNSYSKTDPDATFMRMKDDHMMNGQLKAGYNIQVATENQFVLHYDIFHNPTDTRTLQPFVESFPNSPKCIVADAGYGSEENLTYLDNHKINHLIKYNRFDKEQKKKHKKSAKNMDNWSYDKQSNTFTHPDGTVYFFSHLQKRKNKMSGYISEIQVYKPLDPENAPQKALYYNKNYQELKNIETQKLLSEEGSRLFFKRKIDVEPVFGQIKAILGFTRFNLRGKTKVKTDVGLAFMANNLKKYSKIKARK
- a CDS encoding MetQ/NlpA family ABC transporter substrate-binding protein — encoded protein: MKKWILRLMALLAAFTLVACQSGNTDSDKTVKVGVVGEKNDEWDYLKDELKEKEGIDIELVKFTDYRMPIEALEHHEIDMHSALTEIYMDNMNEESGYHNTTIGYTTLNPMGVFSNKIEKIDQVKEGDKVAVPNDVSNESRALLLLQEAGLIKLNPDKGLMPTVEDITENPKNLEFITLDSNQTASALNDVTISCINNDMAADAGFVPTKDSIYLEKATDSSKPYWNVIAVDEKNKDNETYKKIVKYYQTPEVAKIIDEKSNGSSIPIWESQK
- a CDS encoding tyrosine-type recombinase/integrase; this encodes MATYNKYSNSQGEFWQVRGYLGVNEETGEKVECRKRGFQTKKKATAYYKEEQKKFLVGDRFKQNKRYTFKELYHEWASIYKNDVEISTFERNKDYFNLHILPAFGNIYIDKLSPKRIQAQVNDWYPQFAQYRRLFNNTKRVLKYAVDQGYIRENPCDKVHIPKKKLSYDTIDENKKKFYSRDELEDVLKSLSQMKTKRWYAFYRLLAFSGMRSEEIRALTWHDIDYKAKTINIDKAIARGKKVNKKRTQYLKGTKNDQSTRVISIDDKTLNILKSWKSEQSKTLTKLGFNIFNKNQLVFSQYKDNSYMNHSEPRNALSKVCKKYGLPMLNMHGFRHTHATLLADAGIPLKNAMERLGHKDLEMTLNVYTHVSKDSRDKSAQIFANYANF
- a CDS encoding helix-turn-helix transcriptional regulator, with the translated sequence MMTRVKQMRSYMGMTQSDLANVLDISLQSYWKKEKGITPFTDDEKVILKKIFNKSFPSATIDDIFFNQKVSKV